The DNA sequence CTTACGCCGATCGGCAAGTCCCTTACATTCGTCAAAATCGTCCCCTCCATTCTTTCAGCAATAGTAATTTCCCGACACTAATTGAGAACCATTCTCATTAAGTCATAGCTTAAGGCATAGACGCCTTCGGGTCAAGATAATTCGTGCATTTTTACTTATTTTTTTTCATCAGTAATGCGTGGATGCATCAGGCTCATAAGGGTTTGAAAAAAAAAAAGCACGGAAGAAGTCAACTTCTCCCGTGCTTGTGAAATGTTGTCTTTTTTCAGCGACGATGTTTGTCATAATTGTTTCGGCTGACACTCGAGACTTCCAAAACGGCCTTGATCACGACCGCGACCACTGCTCCCAGAACGGCTCCGATTGGTCCGAACAAGAGGATACAAACAACTGTCGCTAGAAACGTGTACAGCGGCCGGATGCCGAGTTCCTTGCCGGTAATGAACGGCTCCGCAATCTGACGAACAACCACAAGAATGATGTACAGCAGTCCGATTTGCCAAGCCAACGTTGTGTTCCCGAGCAGCAGATGGATCACCGCCCAAGGGATCATTACCATCCCGCTCCCCAGAATCGGGATGAGATCGAAAACCGCGATTCCCAAAGCCTTCAGGAACCAAAAATCGATGCCGAAGTACACGAATCCCAGACACAACAGGACAAAACTGATTGTAGCAAGCTTGATCGCCGATATGATGTATCCCTTCAAGCCCTTTCCGGTTGCGTTGATGATTTCTTTGATATAATAGCTGATCGTATCCAATGCGACCCCTCGCTTTCTCTTTATGAATTCAGTATACACGCCTGTGCGCCTGCCCGTCATCGGGCATTGGTCGGATTCTTTCGTCCTCTGCGCAAAGCAACTGATGGCGGATGCCATCAGGATAGTACTATGATAAAATGATATAGGAAACAGACACTGATTACACGCGAAAACACTTGGGAAAAGCGGTCCAAGCCCGCTCTGCCTCGAAAGAAATTTAGGAAATCTGCCCCTGAATGAGCATCGTAGAGCGCAATGGGTCAGATTTATCTAATTTCCGAGAGGCAGGCTTGGACCGCTAGACATCTTTTGGGGCGCAGAGCATACTGTAAATATGTGAGATGCCTATTGTGATGCACTTCTAACATTAACAATTGTTATATATTTCAGCCATAATTAAGGAGCATAAAATGGAATCCAACTATCTTCAGAAATTTTACGACAAAACACCACCCGAAAGAATCTCTGCCTTGCACGCGGCCGGCCTCCTGAATGAAGAAGCGACAGCCAAGCTTCATTCAGGATTAAGCTTGCCGCAGGAAATCGCCGACAACATGATTGAAAACCAATTGAGCACGTACGACTTGCCCTACGGTGTCGCCTTAAACTTTTTGATTGACGGAAAAGACTATATCGTCCCGATGGCCATCGAAGAGCCTTCCGTCATTGCTGCGGCCAGCGCGGGAGCGAAAATCATCGCCAAGGCGGGCGGATTCCGGACGACGATCCAGAAACGGGTCATGATCGGCCAGGTTGCCTTAAAAAATATCCTTGACAGCGATGCTGCTGAACAACTGATCCTTTCGCATCGGGATGAAATCCTGGAGGCGGCCAATGCTGCCCACCCTTCCATCGTGAAACGTGGCGGTGGAGCTCGCCGCATCAGCGTAAGGTACTTGGCCGCCGTTCCCGATGAAGGAATTCCGGCGTTTCTTGTTGTCCATCTCCATGTCGAGACGTTGGAGGCGATGGGGGCTAACATCATCAATACAATGATGGAAGGCGTCATCCCTTACTTGGAGCGTTTGACCGGCGGCGAAGCTTTGATGGGAATCCTGACCAATTACGCGACCGACTGCTTGGCGACCGCCGAATGTCGGATACCATCAAGTCTCTTGGGCAGAGGAAGTCTTTCCGGTGATGAAGTGCGCGACCGATTGATTGAAGCCTATCAGTTTGCCTACGTCGATCCTTATCGCGCCGTCACCAATAACAAAGGCATCATGAACGGCATCGACGCCATCGTGCTGGCATCCGGAAACGACTGGCGCGCCATTTCTGCTGGAGCGCATGCCTACGCCTCCCGCAGCGGACAGTACCGTTCGCTGACAACCTGGAAAAAAGCGGAAAATGGAGATCTGCTCGGAAGTCTGACGTTGCCGTTGCCGATCGGAGCTGTGGGCGGATCCATCAACTTCCACCCTGCCGCGAAAATGACGAAAGAAATTCTCGGCTACCGTTCGGCATCCGAACTAGAGTCCATCATCGCATCGGTCGGACTGGCGCAAAATTTCTCCGCCATCAAAGCGCTGGTGACGGAAGGCATCCAAAAAGGACATATGGGTCTGCATTCGCGTTCCTTGGCAATCAGCGCTGGCGCGGTCGGTAAAGAAATCGAACAGCTTTCAGAGCGGCTTAAAGGCGAAAAAAATATGAATTTGGCGACAGCACAGACACTTTTGGCGCAAATCCGCGGTGCGGATGCAGTCGATTGAGTCACAACAAGATCGATGGCGGAGGGTTCCAGAGCGAGCTGCCGGGCTGGATTCCCGTTTTTCCT is a window from the Trichococcus shcherbakoviae genome containing:
- a CDS encoding AI-2E family transporter, encoding MYTEFIKRKRGVALDTISYYIKEIINATGKGLKGYIISAIKLATISFVLLCLGFVYFGIDFWFLKALGIAVFDLIPILGSGMVMIPWAVIHLLLGNTTLAWQIGLLYIILVVVRQIAEPFITGKELGIRPLYTFLATVVCILLFGPIGAVLGAVVAVVIKAVLEVSSVSRNNYDKHRR
- a CDS encoding hydroxymethylglutaryl-CoA reductase, degradative — protein: MESNYLQKFYDKTPPERISALHAAGLLNEEATAKLHSGLSLPQEIADNMIENQLSTYDLPYGVALNFLIDGKDYIVPMAIEEPSVIAAASAGAKIIAKAGGFRTTIQKRVMIGQVALKNILDSDAAEQLILSHRDEILEAANAAHPSIVKRGGGARRISVRYLAAVPDEGIPAFLVVHLHVETLEAMGANIINTMMEGVIPYLERLTGGEALMGILTNYATDCLATAECRIPSSLLGRGSLSGDEVRDRLIEAYQFAYVDPYRAVTNNKGIMNGIDAIVLASGNDWRAISAGAHAYASRSGQYRSLTTWKKAENGDLLGSLTLPLPIGAVGGSINFHPAAKMTKEILGYRSASELESIIASVGLAQNFSAIKALVTEGIQKGHMGLHSRSLAISAGAVGKEIEQLSERLKGEKNMNLATAQTLLAQIRGADAVD